A part of Melittangium boletus DSM 14713 genomic DNA contains:
- a CDS encoding RelA/SpoT family protein, protein MIRLNDILQRVASYHPDPDLDIIKKAYVYSAKVHQGQLRKSGEPYLIHPLEVAGLLAELKLDEASIVTGLLHDTIEDTLATSEELTELFGPEVAQLVDGVTKLSKFSASATLSQEEKQAENFRKMIIAMAQDIRVILVKLADRTHNMRTLDHMSEEKQRRIAQETLDIYAPLANRLGISWVKTELEDLSFRYVKPQDFFTLQDKLGKRKKEREKYIEDVSTLITTKLAERGLKGDVSGRFKHVYSIYKKMKSQGIEFEQIHDIIAFRIITNSMPACYEALGLVHQLWKPVPGRFKDFIAIPKPNMYQSLHTTVVGPLGERIEVQIRTPDMHKVAEEGIAAHWAYKEGKALSVSKDDEKFAWLRQLMEWQQDLKDPKEFLETVKVDLFTDEVFVFTPRGDVKSLPRGATPVDFAYAIHSDVGGRCVGSKVNGKIVPLRYKLKNGDTVEVLTSPQAHPSKDWLTFVKTSRAQQRIRAFIKQQQREKSLQLGRELLERELKRYQLNFNRLLKNGELKKVCEELGFRVEDDLLVAIGYGKVVPNQVLARVVPPEKLAATSAESRTAPAPDAHTGHVPSGMLPGLSKVTDFAKKLVGKQNSSGVQIGGVDDVLVRFGRCCNPVPGDPIAGFITRGRGVTVHTVGCDKALATDPERRVDVSWDVRGDFKRPVTLRVLTTERTGMLADISNTFSKKGVNISQANCRATGDERAVNTFEVTITDLKQLTDLMRTIERLPGVYSVERI, encoded by the coding sequence ATGATCCGCCTGAACGACATTCTCCAACGGGTGGCCTCCTATCACCCGGACCCCGACCTGGACATCATCAAGAAGGCTTACGTCTATTCGGCCAAGGTGCACCAGGGCCAATTGCGCAAGTCCGGTGAGCCCTACCTCATACATCCCCTGGAGGTCGCTGGCCTGCTCGCCGAGCTCAAGCTCGACGAGGCCTCCATCGTCACCGGCCTGCTCCACGACACCATCGAGGACACCCTCGCCACGTCCGAGGAGCTGACCGAGCTGTTCGGCCCCGAGGTCGCCCAGCTCGTGGACGGCGTGACGAAGCTCTCCAAGTTCTCCGCCTCGGCCACGCTCTCCCAGGAGGAGAAGCAGGCGGAGAACTTCCGCAAGATGATCATCGCGATGGCGCAGGACATCCGCGTCATCCTGGTGAAGCTCGCCGACCGCACCCACAACATGCGGACCCTGGACCACATGTCCGAGGAGAAGCAGCGGCGGATCGCCCAGGAGACGCTGGACATCTATGCCCCGCTCGCCAACCGCCTGGGCATCAGCTGGGTGAAGACCGAGCTGGAGGACCTGTCCTTCCGCTACGTCAAGCCCCAGGACTTCTTCACGCTCCAGGACAAGCTGGGCAAGCGCAAGAAGGAGCGCGAGAAGTACATCGAGGACGTGAGCACCCTCATCACCACCAAGCTCGCCGAGCGCGGGCTCAAGGGGGACGTGAGCGGCCGCTTCAAGCACGTCTACAGCATCTACAAGAAGATGAAGTCGCAGGGGATCGAGTTCGAGCAGATCCACGACATCATCGCCTTCCGCATCATCACCAACTCCATGCCCGCCTGCTACGAGGCGCTGGGACTGGTGCACCAGCTGTGGAAGCCCGTGCCGGGGCGCTTCAAGGACTTCATCGCCATCCCCAAGCCCAACATGTACCAGTCCCTGCACACCACGGTGGTGGGGCCGCTGGGCGAGCGCATCGAGGTGCAGATCCGCACGCCGGACATGCACAAGGTGGCCGAGGAGGGCATCGCCGCGCACTGGGCCTACAAGGAGGGCAAGGCGCTCTCCGTCAGCAAGGACGACGAGAAGTTCGCCTGGCTGCGCCAGCTCATGGAGTGGCAGCAGGACCTCAAGGATCCCAAGGAATTCCTCGAGACGGTGAAGGTGGACCTTTTCACCGACGAGGTCTTCGTCTTCACGCCCCGGGGAGATGTGAAGAGCCTGCCGCGGGGCGCGACGCCCGTGGACTTCGCCTACGCCATCCACTCGGACGTGGGCGGCCGGTGCGTGGGCTCCAAGGTGAACGGGAAGATCGTCCCCCTGCGCTACAAGCTCAAGAACGGGGACACGGTGGAGGTGCTCACCAGCCCCCAGGCGCACCCGTCCAAGGACTGGCTCACCTTCGTCAAGACGAGCCGTGCCCAGCAGCGCATCCGCGCCTTCATCAAGCAGCAGCAGCGCGAGAAGAGCCTGCAGCTGGGCCGCGAACTGCTCGAGCGCGAGCTCAAGCGCTACCAGCTCAACTTCAACCGCCTGCTCAAGAACGGCGAGCTCAAGAAGGTGTGCGAGGAGCTCGGCTTCCGGGTGGAGGACGATCTGCTGGTGGCCATTGGCTACGGCAAGGTGGTGCCCAACCAGGTGCTCGCTCGCGTGGTGCCTCCGGAGAAGCTGGCCGCCACCTCGGCCGAGAGCCGGACGGCACCTGCTCCGGACGCGCATACGGGCCACGTCCCCAGCGGCATGCTGCCCGGGCTGTCCAAGGTCACCGACTTCGCCAAGAAGCTGGTGGGCAAGCAGAACAGCAGCGGCGTGCAGATTGGCGGCGTCGACGATGTGCTCGTGCGCTTCGGGCGCTGTTGCAACCCCGTTCCGGGGGACCCCATCGCTGGTTTCATCACCCGTGGGCGAGGGGTCACGGTTCACACGGTGGGTTGTGACAAGGCCCTGGCCACGGACCCCGAGCGGCGCGTGGATGTGTCCTGGGACGTGCGCGGCGACTTCAAGCGCCCCGTCACCCTGCGGGTGCTCACCACCGAGCGCACCGGCATGCTGGCGGACATCTCCAACACCTTCTCGAAGAAGGGCGTCAACATCTCCCAGGCCAACTGCCGGGCCACCGGAGACGAGCGCGCGGTGAACACCTTCGAGGTCACCATCACCGACCTCAAGCAGCTCACCGACCTCATGCGCACCATCGAGCGTCTACCCGGCGTCTACTCCGTCGAGCGCATCTGA
- a CDS encoding FHA domain-containing protein, with product MSQLLLSVLAVVCPNCDGHNPPRAEVCASCATALQAAPRQAARPVGKPGAEASRPASGPPGMRPSSRTPPPVATAGGVPVARPAAPVRTPMSTPPVRPPVAPPPPGVARPGAAARPAAVASRFGLMVVSGTSRGQRFKLPVTGCTVGRSRGAILFADDIYVSAQHASFIIRDNVLHVRDEASASGIYVTISGSEALTPYSFFSVGQRLFRFLGKLDAPPPLAGRPIVYGAPVPPGQGVYGVEEVLVGGRSGRTVVTSAPLFTIGQANCDFCYAQEEGLSGRHCELSFTPTGAQLRDLSGGLGTYVRIASGVDKPLRPGDRVRLGQHVLQVELMG from the coding sequence ATGTCACAGCTCCTGCTGTCCGTTCTCGCCGTGGTCTGCCCGAACTGTGACGGCCACAACCCCCCTCGCGCCGAGGTGTGCGCCAGCTGCGCCACCGCGCTCCAGGCAGCCCCCAGGCAGGCCGCCCGTCCGGTGGGCAAACCGGGAGCCGAGGCCTCCCGCCCCGCCTCGGGACCGCCGGGGATGCGCCCCTCGAGCCGGACGCCGCCCCCGGTGGCCACCGCGGGGGGCGTCCCCGTCGCCCGCCCCGCCGCTCCTGTCCGGACGCCCATGTCCACACCGCCCGTGCGTCCCCCGGTCGCGCCACCGCCACCCGGGGTGGCCAGGCCCGGCGCGGCGGCCCGTCCCGCCGCGGTCGCCTCGCGCTTCGGACTCATGGTCGTTTCGGGCACCTCCCGGGGCCAGCGCTTCAAGCTGCCCGTCACCGGCTGCACGGTGGGCCGCTCGCGAGGCGCCATCCTCTTCGCGGACGACATCTACGTCTCCGCCCAGCACGCTTCCTTCATCATCCGGGACAACGTGCTGCACGTGCGCGACGAGGCCAGTGCCTCGGGCATCTACGTCACCATCTCCGGCTCCGAGGCCCTGACGCCCTACTCCTTCTTCAGCGTGGGCCAGCGCCTCTTCCGCTTCCTCGGCAAGCTCGACGCGCCTCCGCCCCTCGCCGGACGGCCCATCGTCTATGGAGCACCCGTACCACCAGGCCAGGGCGTCTATGGCGTGGAAGAAGTGCTCGTCGGCGGCCGCAGCGGGCGCACGGTCGTCACATCGGCCCCGCTGTTCACCATCGGGCAGGCCAACTGCGACTTCTGCTACGCGCAGGAGGAAGGGCTCTCGGGCCGGCACTGTGAGTTGAGCTTCACGCCCACGGGCGCCCAGCTCCGGGACTTGTCGGGCGGGCTCGGCACGTACGTGCGCATCGCGTCCGGCGTGGACAAGCCGCTGCGCCCGGGAGACCGGGTGCGGTTGGGCCAGCACGTCCTCCAAGTGGAGTTGATGGGCTGA
- a CDS encoding thioredoxin domain-containing protein has product MKPNVIVALLVGLLLGFATGYSMKGSSTSPAAGGRAVAAAPSAPGNGKPADTTLFKVPIDGSPTKGSADALVTIVEFSDYQCPFCSRANTTVEQLQKDYGAKLRVVMKQNPLSFHPRAKPAALGALAAGEQGKYWEYHSKLFTNSRALEDKDLEQYAQDVGLDISKWKTDLTSQKLSAIIDRDQALAGKLGANGTPAFFINGRFLSGAQPLEKFKTIIDEELGKAESLVKSGTKPSEVYAAIIAKGVDAAPRNNPQQPEAPAQAYRKVEFPADAPSFGPKDAKVTIVEWSDFECPFCSRVGPSLKQIKAAYPNDVRVVFRHQPLPFHPSAKPAAEASLAAHEQGKFWEYHDKLFANQKALDRASLERYAQEVGLNVGQFKSALDSGKFRAKVEADSAAGNAVGANGTPTFFINGREFVGAQPFESFKRVIDEEKARAEKLLAAGTKPGDLYAKLIEEGVKSNGTAPAAQAAAEPAVQNIELGNAPVKGPKNAPITIVAFSDFECPFCSRVVPTLAQLEQDYKGKIRVAFKNQPLPFHANAKPAALAALAANEQGKFWEFHDKLFANQRSLDRASFERYAQELGLNVAQFKSALDSNKFEAQLNADMAEATRVGVSGTPSFFINGRSLVGAQPVDAFKRVIDEELKKKGTVAADQK; this is encoded by the coding sequence CCCAGCGCCCCCGGCAATGGCAAGCCCGCGGACACCACCCTCTTCAAGGTGCCCATCGACGGCTCGCCCACCAAGGGCAGCGCGGACGCGCTCGTCACGATCGTCGAGTTCTCCGACTACCAGTGCCCGTTCTGCTCGCGCGCCAACACCACCGTGGAGCAGCTGCAGAAGGACTACGGCGCCAAGCTGCGCGTGGTCATGAAGCAGAACCCGCTGTCCTTCCACCCGCGCGCCAAGCCGGCCGCGCTCGGCGCCCTGGCCGCCGGAGAGCAGGGCAAGTACTGGGAGTACCACTCCAAGCTGTTCACCAACAGCCGCGCCCTCGAGGACAAGGATCTGGAGCAGTACGCCCAGGACGTGGGCCTGGACATCTCCAAGTGGAAGACGGACCTCACCAGCCAGAAGCTGTCGGCCATCATCGACCGTGATCAGGCCCTGGCCGGCAAGCTCGGCGCCAACGGCACCCCGGCCTTCTTCATCAACGGCCGCTTCCTGTCGGGCGCCCAGCCCCTGGAGAAGTTCAAGACGATCATCGACGAGGAGCTGGGCAAGGCCGAGTCCCTGGTGAAGTCGGGCACGAAGCCGAGCGAGGTGTACGCCGCCATCATCGCCAAGGGCGTGGACGCGGCCCCGCGCAACAACCCCCAGCAGCCCGAGGCCCCCGCCCAGGCCTACCGCAAGGTGGAGTTCCCCGCGGATGCCCCGTCCTTCGGCCCGAAGGACGCCAAGGTGACGATCGTCGAGTGGTCCGACTTCGAGTGCCCCTTCTGCAGCCGCGTGGGCCCCTCGCTCAAGCAGATCAAGGCCGCGTACCCCAATGACGTGCGCGTGGTGTTCCGCCACCAGCCTCTGCCCTTCCACCCGAGCGCCAAGCCGGCCGCCGAGGCCTCGCTGGCCGCGCACGAGCAGGGCAAGTTCTGGGAGTACCACGACAAGCTCTTCGCCAATCAGAAGGCCCTGGATCGCGCCTCGCTCGAGCGCTACGCCCAGGAAGTGGGCCTGAACGTGGGCCAGTTCAAGTCCGCGCTCGACTCGGGCAAGTTCCGCGCGAAGGTGGAGGCCGACTCCGCTGCGGGCAACGCGGTGGGCGCCAATGGCACCCCCACCTTCTTCATCAACGGCCGTGAGTTCGTGGGCGCGCAGCCCTTCGAGAGCTTCAAGCGCGTCATCGACGAGGAGAAGGCCCGCGCCGAGAAGCTGCTGGCCGCTGGCACCAAGCCGGGCGACCTGTACGCCAAGCTCATCGAGGAGGGCGTGAAGTCCAACGGCACCGCGCCCGCCGCCCAGGCCGCCGCCGAGCCCGCGGTGCAGAACATCGAGCTGGGCAACGCCCCGGTGAAGGGCCCGAAGAACGCCCCCATCACCATCGTGGCCTTCTCCGACTTCGAGTGCCCCTTCTGCAGCCGCGTGGTGCCCACGCTCGCGCAGCTCGAGCAGGACTACAAGGGCAAGATCCGCGTGGCCTTCAAGAACCAGCCCCTGCCCTTCCACGCCAACGCCAAGCCCGCGGCGCTCGCGGCCCTGGCCGCCAACGAGCAGGGCAAGTTCTGGGAGTTCCACGACAAGCTCTTCGCCAACCAGCGCTCCCTGGATCGCGCCTCGTTCGAGCGCTACGCCCAGGAGCTGGGGCTGAACGTGGCCCAGTTCAAGTCCGCGCTCGACTCGAACAAGTTCGAGGCGCAGCTCAACGCCGACATGGCCGAGGCCACCCGCGTGGGCGTCAGCGGCACCCCCAGCTTCTTCATCAATGGCCGCTCGCTCGTGGGCGCGCAGCCCGTGGACGCCTTCAAGCGCGTCATCGACGAGGAGCTCAAGAAGAAGGGCACGGTCGCCGCGGATCAGAAGTAA
- a CDS encoding RidA family protein, whose amino-acid sequence MARKTVHSDDAPKAIGPYSQAVQVDSGKMTFLSGQIPLDPKTMELVTGDVVAQTEQVMKNLGAVLHAAGLDFSHVVRSTIFLTDLGDFARVNEVYGRSFTGAPPARVTVQVSALPRGSKVEIDAIAVS is encoded by the coding sequence ATGGCTCGCAAGACGGTGCACTCCGACGACGCGCCCAAGGCGATTGGGCCCTACTCCCAGGCGGTGCAGGTGGACTCCGGGAAGATGACCTTCCTGTCCGGCCAGATTCCCCTGGACCCCAAGACGATGGAACTGGTGACGGGAGACGTCGTCGCCCAGACCGAGCAGGTGATGAAGAACCTGGGCGCGGTGCTGCACGCGGCCGGTCTGGACTTCTCCCACGTGGTGCGCAGCACCATTTTCCTCACCGACCTGGGTGACTTCGCCCGGGTGAACGAGGTCTACGGCCGCTCCTTCACCGGCGCGCCTCCGGCCCGTGTCACGGTGCAGGTGTCCGCGCTGCCTCGTGGCTCCAAGGTGGAGATCGACGCCATCGCCGTGTCCTGA
- a CDS encoding FHA domain-containing protein, protein MAYCPRCDAENPDSASTCHACGSPLRSGTMVMAAPKQAPRPQVALRVVRADGGPESVVRMTRDTLTCGPQGDLPLMDDPFIMPVQARFFFSGGRLAMEDVGGANGVFARLRQEKELPVGGELRLGRQRLVLEPIPASAVGPGGAHIWGSADPGYRLRLVQILEGGVRGAAFPLKEGDNLLGREQGDITFPTDGFVSGRHALLHVKQDRLRVKDVGSSNGTFVRLTGPVFVENGDHFLIGRQLLRVEIQLSV, encoded by the coding sequence ATGGCCTACTGTCCCCGCTGCGACGCCGAGAACCCCGACTCCGCCTCCACCTGCCACGCCTGTGGCTCGCCCCTGCGCTCGGGCACCATGGTGATGGCCGCGCCCAAGCAGGCGCCCCGCCCCCAGGTCGCCCTGCGCGTGGTCCGGGCCGACGGGGGGCCGGAGTCCGTGGTGCGGATGACCCGGGACACCCTCACCTGCGGCCCCCAGGGGGACCTGCCGTTGATGGATGACCCCTTCATCATGCCCGTGCAGGCCCGCTTCTTCTTTTCCGGAGGCCGCCTCGCCATGGAGGACGTGGGCGGCGCCAACGGCGTCTTCGCCCGCCTGCGCCAAGAGAAGGAGCTGCCCGTGGGAGGCGAGCTGCGCCTGGGCCGGCAACGGCTGGTGCTCGAGCCCATCCCCGCCTCGGCGGTGGGACCGGGCGGCGCCCACATCTGGGGCTCGGCGGACCCGGGCTACCGGCTGAGGCTGGTGCAGATTCTGGAAGGGGGCGTGCGCGGGGCCGCGTTCCCCCTCAAGGAGGGCGACAACCTCCTGGGACGCGAACAGGGCGACATCACCTTCCCCACCGACGGCTTCGTCTCCGGCCGCCACGCGCTCCTGCACGTCAAACAGGACCGGCTGCGCGTCAAGGACGTGGGCTCGTCCAACGGCACCTTCGTGCGGCTGACCGGTCCCGTTTTCGTGGAAAACGGGGACCACTTCCTCATCGGCCGTCAGTTGCTCCGGGTGGAGATCCAACTGTCCGTCTGA
- a CDS encoding DNA integrity scanning protein DisA nucleotide-binding domain protein translates to MSDTSKFDREFLRAALSLAGKGEVDHFLYISDVLIPAEDLRRQQAKRKLVYAVTTPRLAQELLAAKQRALVIPAYDYSRTERVKVALVSALSQGAFSEGNLVLCMTGKLGRPPDTLMQMRIGGSLDDRLAIEGVKLGDEFNSQVVDALIQLALQIGQEGFEGHPIGTILTIGDHTSVMEKSRQMTINPFQGLSESERNVLDPKIREAIKNFSVLDGSFVIREDGVVLAAGRYLSASDEAVKIPLGLGARHAAAASITSTTKSIALVVSQTSGAVRLFKGGNIVLELHQTARRT, encoded by the coding sequence ATGAGCGATACCTCGAAATTCGACCGGGAGTTCCTGCGCGCCGCCCTCTCGCTTGCTGGCAAGGGGGAGGTAGACCATTTCCTCTACATCAGCGACGTGCTCATCCCCGCCGAGGACCTGCGCCGCCAGCAGGCCAAGCGCAAGCTCGTCTATGCCGTCACCACCCCGCGGTTGGCCCAGGAACTGCTTGCGGCCAAGCAACGCGCCCTGGTGATTCCCGCCTACGACTACTCGCGCACCGAGCGGGTGAAGGTGGCGCTCGTGTCCGCCCTGTCCCAGGGCGCCTTCTCCGAGGGCAACCTCGTGCTGTGCATGACGGGCAAGCTCGGCCGCCCGCCGGACACCCTGATGCAGATGCGCATCGGCGGCTCGCTCGACGACCGGCTCGCCATCGAGGGCGTGAAGCTCGGCGACGAGTTCAACTCCCAGGTGGTGGACGCCCTCATCCAACTGGCGCTGCAAATCGGCCAGGAGGGCTTCGAGGGCCATCCCATCGGCACCATCCTCACCATCGGCGATCACACGAGCGTGATGGAGAAGAGCCGCCAGATGACCATCAACCCGTTCCAGGGCCTGTCCGAGTCCGAGCGCAACGTGCTGGATCCGAAGATCCGCGAGGCCATCAAGAACTTCTCCGTGCTCGACGGCTCGTTCGTCATCCGCGAGGACGGCGTGGTGCTCGCGGCGGGCCGCTACCTGTCGGCGTCGGACGAGGCGGTGAAGATTCCCCTCGGCCTGGGCGCGCGGCACGCCGCCGCGGCGAGCATCACCTCCACGACGAAGAGCATCGCGCTGGTGGTGAGCCAGACCTCGGGCGCGGTGCGCCTCTTCAAGGGCGGCAACATCGTGCTGGAGCTGCACCAGACCGCGCGCCGGACCTGA
- a CDS encoding TraR/DksA family transcriptional regulator, translated as MNQKDLKRYKKMLEDSKTSLLESAKKTLVEESSFDTDDLPDEIDQASSEYTQSMVFRLRDREKFLLQKIDKALERIDNGTFGVCERCEEEISPKRLDARPVTTLCIRCKEEQEKKEKSYG; from the coding sequence GTGAACCAGAAAGATCTCAAGCGTTACAAGAAGATGCTCGAGGACAGCAAGACGAGCCTGCTGGAGAGCGCGAAGAAGACCCTGGTGGAGGAGTCCAGCTTCGACACCGACGACCTCCCCGATGAGATCGACCAGGCTTCGTCCGAGTACACCCAGTCGATGGTGTTCCGCCTGCGCGATCGGGAGAAGTTCCTGCTGCAGAAGATCGACAAGGCGCTGGAGCGCATCGACAACGGCACGTTCGGCGTGTGCGAGCGGTGCGAGGAGGAGATCTCCCCCAAGCGTCTGGATGCGCGGCCGGTGACCACGCTGTGCATCCGGTGCAAGGAAGAGCAGGAGAAGAAGGAGAAGTCCTACGGCTGA
- a CDS encoding serine/threonine-protein kinase: MSCTSCGADTGDASKFCPSCGATLARGEQDDYIGRTLAQKYKVEALIGEGGMGKVYRARQEALDKLVVLKVLRQSLLNDDRTVARFKREAKAASRLNHPNSISILDFGQAEDGALFIAMEFVPGQDLHTVLSKEGPLPEPRIARIVSQVLSALYDAHSAGVIHRDLKPENIMVEQRRNEPDFVKVLDFGIAKIQDGGNDDGPALTRNGFVCGTPEYMSPEQARGSTLDHRSDLYAVGVILYQLITGRLPFESDSAVGFATKHLTEEPVPPSRRRPEVRVSPAMDRLIMRALSKSPDDRPQDAEAFKAELLAVVDKEREKERERRAVPPQGRRQGLAPLPRKSTLPPEDKTEAWSGVSEPTVRAMPERLQTSTNATRVADRTQLAPVPQRERPSVSMTALRATPERPSNDERLPTLLTSPQLSDKTEAIILPVSEPEADAGGGFGFFKAFVLSLALATLALVGYWLYMSWHEQSREKPFVPPKNAPIPGQESGIYVPEPGVPLYEQTIPARKRDAAESQRRQQAGYEAYKRGDLRMATTQYLNAFTLNPTPELSLMLGEVYWARGDQPAEARGWWRRHLRDLPDSKARPALVRKDPELLSSAGK, encoded by the coding sequence TTGTCTTGCACCAGCTGCGGCGCCGACACCGGTGATGCCTCCAAGTTCTGCCCCTCGTGCGGCGCGACGCTCGCGCGCGGGGAGCAGGACGATTACATCGGGCGCACGCTCGCCCAGAAGTACAAGGTCGAGGCCCTCATTGGCGAGGGCGGCATGGGCAAGGTGTACCGTGCCCGCCAGGAAGCCCTGGACAAGCTGGTGGTGCTCAAGGTGCTGCGCCAGTCGCTGCTCAACGACGACCGCACCGTGGCGCGCTTCAAGCGCGAGGCCAAGGCGGCCAGCCGCCTCAACCACCCCAACTCCATCAGCATCCTCGACTTCGGCCAGGCCGAGGACGGGGCGCTCTTCATCGCGATGGAGTTCGTGCCGGGGCAGGATCTGCACACCGTGCTCAGCAAGGAAGGCCCGCTGCCCGAGCCGCGCATCGCGCGCATCGTCAGCCAGGTGCTCTCCGCCCTCTACGACGCGCACAGCGCCGGCGTCATCCACCGGGACCTGAAGCCCGAGAACATCATGGTGGAGCAGCGCCGCAACGAGCCGGACTTCGTCAAGGTGCTCGACTTCGGCATCGCGAAGATCCAGGACGGCGGCAACGACGACGGGCCCGCGCTCACGCGCAACGGCTTCGTCTGCGGCACCCCGGAGTACATGTCCCCGGAGCAGGCGCGCGGCTCGACGTTGGATCACCGCTCGGACCTGTACGCCGTGGGCGTCATCCTCTACCAGCTCATCACCGGCCGGCTGCCCTTCGAGTCCGACTCGGCGGTGGGGTTCGCCACCAAGCACCTCACCGAGGAGCCGGTGCCACCCTCGCGCCGCCGCCCGGAGGTGCGCGTGTCGCCCGCGATGGACCGGCTCATCATGCGCGCGCTCTCCAAGAGCCCGGATGATCGCCCCCAGGACGCGGAGGCCTTCAAGGCCGAGCTGCTCGCCGTGGTGGACAAGGAGCGAGAGAAGGAGCGCGAGCGCCGCGCGGTGCCTCCCCAGGGCCGCCGCCAGGGTCTCGCGCCCCTGCCGCGCAAGAGCACCCTGCCGCCCGAGGACAAGACCGAGGCCTGGTCGGGTGTGTCCGAGCCCACCGTGCGCGCCATGCCCGAGCGGTTGCAGACGAGCACCAACGCGACCCGGGTGGCGGATCGCACCCAGCTGGCTCCCGTCCCCCAGCGCGAGCGGCCCTCGGTGTCCATGACCGCGCTGCGCGCCACGCCCGAGCGCCCCTCGAACGACGAGCGCCTGCCCACGCTGCTGACGTCACCGCAGCTGTCGGACAAGACCGAGGCCATCATCCTCCCGGTGTCCGAGCCCGAGGCGGATGCTGGCGGAGGCTTCGGCTTCTTCAAGGCCTTCGTGCTCTCGCTGGCCCTGGCCACGCTCGCCCTGGTGGGCTACTGGCTGTACATGAGCTGGCACGAGCAATCGCGCGAGAAACCCTTCGTGCCGCCGAAGAACGCGCCCATTCCGGGCCAGGAGTCCGGCATCTACGTGCCCGAGCCCGGGGTGCCCCTGTACGAGCAGACCATTCCCGCGCGCAAGCGCGACGCGGCCGAGTCCCAGCGGCGTCAGCAGGCGGGTTACGAGGCCTACAAGCGGGGCGACCTGCGGATGGCCACCACCCAGTACCTCAACGCCTTCACCCTCAATCCGACCCCGGAGCTGTCGCTGATGCTGGGCGAGGTGTACTGGGCCCGGGGAGATCAGCCCGCCGAGGCGCGCGGCTGGTGGCGCAGGCACCTGCGCGACCTGCCGGACTCCAAGGCCCGTCCGGCGCTGGTGCGCAAGGATCCGGAGCTGCTCTCCAGCGCCGGGAAGTAG